The following proteins come from a genomic window of Mucinivorans hirudinis:
- a CDS encoding putative transposase: MLTPGYLPDLCSDEIVQIRRGLTYMMEQSAYIPAQQAMFTADPRGEYSEKVRGYIEKFWSQIKDSGKIDSARASYDEADGKSKSAKTRLSNALVHTSCAPT; encoded by the coding sequence ATGTTGACTCCGGGCTATCTTCCCGATTTGTGCAGCGATGAGATTGTGCAGATTCGCCGCGGTCTGACCTATATGATGGAGCAGAGTGCGTATATCCCAGCTCAGCAGGCGATGTTTACTGCCGATCCCAGAGGAGAGTACAGTGAAAAGGTTCGTGGATACATCGAGAAGTTTTGGAGTCAGATAAAGGATAGCGGCAAGATTGATTCCGCACGGGCAAGTTATGATGAGGCAGATGGCAAATCAAAATCAGCCAAGACCAGGCTGAGCAACGCTTTGGTACATACTTCCTGCGCACCAACGTAG
- a CDS encoding Mobile element protein gives MLGKLPEKGQMDLFRPMLDGFIDERHELVALANAIDWSYFEKEFRCYYSEFGAPSVPLRQIIGCLLLKQMYNLGDETIAKAWVMNPYFQYFCGSHFFEHNFPFDPSDFVHFRKRIGEAGFEKIFAYSVTLHGESVEKSSKFVLSDTTVQENNTTFPTDAKLCKKVIDKCNKIAKAEGISQRRSYTRESKQLVRDTHNSKHPKRAKMARRAQRRLRTIAKTQLRELKRKMSEEQLEKYSEILNLCEMVVNQQKGDSNKIYSLHKPFTKCIAKGKAHKQYEFGNKVGLTATGSRGRKIITSIRAFVDNLYDGHTIEPLLSQMVSNNISLPKEVVYDRGGKGAKQIMGVSILTPDKAKAKDSAYTKRQKRKKFRSRAGIEPIIGHLKSDFRMAQNYLMGEQGIQINALLSATAWNLKKWMEKFREKFLWLFFRKVFAADFYGFAA, from the coding sequence ATGCTTGGAAAGTTACCTGAAAAAGGGCAGATGGATTTGTTCCGTCCGATGTTGGATGGTTTTATAGATGAGCGCCACGAATTGGTCGCTTTGGCTAATGCTATTGATTGGTCTTATTTTGAGAAAGAGTTTAGATGTTACTACTCTGAGTTTGGTGCTCCGTCAGTTCCCTTGCGCCAAATCATCGGTTGCTTGTTGTTGAAGCAGATGTATAATCTTGGTGATGAGACAATAGCTAAGGCGTGGGTTATGAATCCATACTTTCAGTACTTTTGTGGTAGCCATTTTTTCGAGCATAATTTTCCTTTTGATCCAAGTGATTTTGTCCATTTCCGTAAACGTATTGGCGAGGCTGGTTTTGAGAAGATTTTTGCATACAGCGTTACCTTGCACGGCGAGTCGGTGGAAAAATCGAGCAAGTTTGTGCTTTCCGACACTACTGTTCAGGAGAACAATACCACTTTTCCCACTGATGCTAAATTGTGTAAGAAGGTCATAGATAAGTGTAATAAAATAGCTAAGGCAGAGGGTATTTCGCAACGTAGGTCTTACACTCGCGAGAGTAAGCAGTTGGTTCGCGACACCCACAACTCGAAGCACCCCAAGCGTGCCAAGATGGCGCGCCGGGCACAACGACGATTGAGAACTATTGCCAAGACGCAGCTTCGAGAGTTGAAGCGTAAGATGAGTGAGGAGCAACTTGAAAAATATTCAGAGATACTGAATCTTTGCGAGATGGTAGTCAATCAACAAAAGGGCGACAGCAATAAGATTTATAGTCTTCATAAACCTTTTACCAAATGTATAGCTAAGGGTAAGGCTCACAAGCAGTATGAGTTTGGCAATAAGGTTGGCTTGACAGCTACAGGTAGCAGGGGCAGGAAGATTATCACATCCATACGTGCATTTGTGGACAACCTCTACGATGGGCATACCATTGAGCCGTTACTTTCTCAGATGGTTAGTAACAACATCTCTCTTCCTAAGGAGGTGGTTTACGATAGAGGTGGCAAGGGTGCCAAGCAGATAATGGGAGTATCCATTCTTACACCGGATAAAGCTAAGGCTAAGGATAGTGCATACACAAAACGTCAGAAGCGTAAGAAGTTCAGGTCTCGTGCCGGCATTGAGCCGATAATTGGTCACTTGAAGTCGGACTTTCGTATGGCTCAGAATTACTTAATGGGCGAGCAAGGCATCCAAATCAATGCATTGCTGTCAGCTACAGCGTGGAATCTGAAAAAATGGATGGAGAAATTCAGAGAAAAGTTTTTGTGGCTATTTTTTAGAAAAGTTTTCGCGGCAGATTTTTATGGCTTTGCGGCGTAA